Proteins encoded together in one uncultured Flavobacterium sp. window:
- the gcvH gene encoding glycine cleavage system protein GcvH produces MSIPANLKYTKDHEWVSIDGDVATVGITHFAQKELGDIVYVEVETLDQTLDKDEVFGTVEAVKTVSDLFLPLTGEIIAFNDSLESAPETVNSDPYGAGWMIKIKIADASEVDTLLSAEAYTQLIGA; encoded by the coding sequence ATGAGCATACCAGCAAATTTAAAGTACACAAAAGATCACGAATGGGTTAGCATCGATGGAGATGTTGCAACTGTAGGAATTACTCATTTTGCACAAAAAGAGTTAGGGGACATCGTGTACGTTGAAGTAGAAACTTTAGATCAGACACTTGATAAAGATGAAGTTTTTGGAACAGTTGAAGCTGTAAAAACAGTATCTGATTTATTTTTACCTCTAACAGGAGAAATTATTGCTTTTAATGACAGCTTAGAAAGTGCTCCTGAAACGGTAAATTCTGATCCTTATGGAGCTGGATGGATGATTAAAATAAAAATTGCTGATGCATCAGAAGTAGATACTTTACTATCTGCTGAAGCTTATACACAACTTATCGGTGCCTAA
- a CDS encoding VanZ family protein, whose protein sequence is MPKQLLLIWAIICSGVIAYFCLTDASNIPAINFPSIDKIVHFCFHFGFTISWIVFFKKELKGKDANDYKAYLVSFIFSVFFGITIEILQSVITTTRASDVSDVLANALGATIAVFTAIAFKKQLDKI, encoded by the coding sequence GTGCCTAAACAATTACTGCTAATCTGGGCAATTATTTGTTCAGGAGTTATTGCTTATTTCTGCTTGACCGATGCAAGTAATATCCCTGCAATAAATTTTCCGAGTATTGATAAAATTGTACATTTTTGTTTTCATTTCGGATTCACAATTTCATGGATTGTGTTTTTTAAGAAAGAGCTTAAAGGAAAAGATGCAAATGATTATAAAGCATATTTAGTTTCGTTTATATTTTCTGTTTTTTTTGGAATTACAATCGAGATTTTGCAAAGTGTTATCACGACAACAAGAGCATCAGATGTATCAGATGTTTTAGCAAATGCACTTGGTGCAACTATAGCAGTTTTTACTGCAATAGCTTTCAAGAAGCAATTAGATAAAATATAA
- the sprA gene encoding cell surface protein SprA, with protein sequence MRKICIFLLVLFCGNVLRAQVNQAIQDTTKTQFSVGKVELENPPSILSAYKYDPITDRYIYTSSVDGFSINYPIVLTPKEYEDLVLKESRRDYFKKKSDAIDGKKAGSEAGKKNLLPRYYINSSLFESIFGSNTIDVKPTGSVEMDLGLRYTKQDNPSFSPRNRSSLTFDFNQRISMSLMGKVGTRLDVNANYDTQSTFAFQNLFKLAYSPSEDDIIQKVEVGNVSMPLNSTLIRGAQSLFGVKTQLQFGKTTITGVFSEQKSKTKSIVAEGGGTVQNFDLYALDYDNDRHFFLSQYFRNKYDASLKGYPFIDSRVQVTRIEIWVTNKQNRVNTTSNNLRNVIALQDLGEAQATGIPDNQVVVVTPTTGFFNNPVDSPAENDNNKYNPAAIGQPGSFLNSNIREIVTAKSGFNNANVSEGIDYSVLENARKLNANEFTFNAQLGYISLQQRLANDEILAVAYEYTVGGKVYQVGEFGSDGVDGTVVTGNNTSNQAIITQSLILKMLKSSLTNVQNPVWNLMMKNVYQIPQAYQIKQDDFRLNILYTDPSPINYITPVPGTEFPSNPPPKPDMMVKDTPLLNVFNLDRLNYNNDPQTGGDGFFDYLPGVTVDVQNGRIIFTTKEPFGKLLFDKLDTGSGENYNDPSTYNPNQKKYVFNNMYRNTQSGALQDSDKNKFLLRGKYKSSGSNGIPIGAFNVPQGSVVVMAAGRRLVEGIDYSVDYQLGRVQILDPSLQASNTPIEVSLENNSVFGQQTRRFMGFNIEHKISDHFIVGGTYLKMTERPFTQKSSYGQESVNNTIFGFNGNYSTEVPFLTRLVNKLPNIDTDVPSNLSIRGEVAFLRPDAPKASDFEGEATIYVDDFEGSQSTIDMRSAYAWSLASTPFVHSINDNTFNANSSTLEYGFKRAKLAWYTIDPIFYTSKPSGISNDDLSLNTTRRIYSRELYPNTDIAQGQIQVINTLDLSYYPSDRGPYNNNPNFNTDPATSNFGGIMRSLNSTNFEQGNVEYIQFWVLDPYVGNGQAPTNNTGKIYFNLGEVSEDVLKDGRKQYENGLGPDQIMVKPQPIWGDVPASQSLIYAFDTNADNRKNQDVGLDGLPDTKEGSIYTNYAGEEDPAGDNYKYYLNTEGGVLDRYKKYNGVEGNSAVSIDDPNRGSTTLPDVEDINRDNTMSTINAYYEYSIDIKPGMQVGQNYITDIRDVTNIDLPNGSTTNARWIQFKIPVSQPQNTIGNITDFRSIRFMRMFMTGFNNQMTVRFGALDLVRGEWRRYTGTLDANDPTPGDDGTEFDVAAVNIQENSTKCPVNYVIPPGVQREQLYNNNTIIKQNEQALAVRVGGTGLQPFDSRAVFKNVSVDMRQYKKLKMFLHAESLPSESTLLDDEMVGFIRFGNDFTQNFYQVEIPLKVTRTGGSCTISPDLVWMEDNNIDLVLELLTSMKIKAMSIDPNSPKRDVNGIYYPDNDPDAQGGDGDGRLTLGIKGNPNFGLVRNLMVGVKSRADHKDIKGEVWFNELRLADLENKGGMAAILNIDTNMADFATVSATGKKSTIGFGSLEQGANERSRQDIQQYNIVTNLNLGKLLPHKWGINLPFNYAVGEEVLTPEYDPFNQDIKLDQLLRETTDQAEKDNIRTRAVDYTRRRSINFIGVKKDRAPEQKPHIYDVENLTFSQSYNEVNRHDYEVESYQDQQSNTAINYAYTFQSKEVVPLKTTKFMKTSEYWKILSDFNFNYLPSNITFNTNILRQSNRQQYRQVEEGIGLDALYRRNFAFNYQYGFGYNLTKSLKINYTAASNNIVKNYMNDDNTPKENFNIWDDYWDIGTPNQHIQQLVLNYEIPLNKIPVFGFVKASYSYTADYSWQRSSTALSQYEQQNPDGTITTYNLGNTIQNANSNTLTTTFNMNTLYKYLGLTPGAKSGAKPKAAAPPKPGEKIVNTAKPVATNSPFYDGLIGVLTSVKNIQVNYTKNSGTVLPGYTPSVGFFGTSRPTLGFIFGSQDDIRYEAAKNGWLTSYQNFNQNFTQVTNKLLKVTANIDLLPDLKIDLAMDRAYSQNTSEQFSVDQSNGEYMPLSPYTYGMFSISTVLIKTAFSKSDATQSAAFDDFRNNRLIIANRLAEERYGPNPIPRYDVNDIPPPPVDPTADDPFKKQREIYASNQGYPIGYGKSNQAVLLPAFLAAYTGSNASNVSTGIFRSFPIPNWSIKYNGLMRYKFFKDRFKRFSLQNNYRASYTINQFRSNFDYTKNPDGQDINTNFYNKTIMSNVNLVEQFSPLIRVDFELKSSLRILTEIKKDRALSMSFDNNLLTEVKGLEYVVGMGYRFKDVIFSSRLADSPTGIIKSDINIKADFSFRNNQTLVRYLDYDNNQLAAGQNIWSLKLTADYAFSKNLTAIFYYDHSFSKAVISTSFPLTNIRSGFTLRYNFGN encoded by the coding sequence ATGCGTAAAATTTGTATTTTTTTGCTGGTCTTATTTTGCGGTAATGTTTTGCGTGCGCAAGTAAATCAAGCAATTCAAGATACAACTAAAACTCAATTTTCAGTTGGAAAGGTTGAGCTTGAAAACCCACCAAGTATACTTTCAGCTTATAAATACGATCCCATTACAGACCGTTATATTTATACCAGTTCGGTTGATGGTTTCTCTATCAATTACCCTATTGTTTTAACACCTAAGGAATACGAAGATTTAGTTTTGAAAGAATCCAGAAGAGATTATTTCAAAAAAAAATCTGATGCTATTGATGGTAAAAAAGCAGGCAGCGAAGCTGGTAAAAAGAATTTATTACCGCGATATTATATTAACTCAAGTCTTTTTGAAAGTATTTTTGGAAGTAATACAATTGATGTAAAACCTACAGGATCAGTCGAAATGGATTTGGGTCTTCGATATACCAAGCAAGATAATCCCTCATTCTCGCCTAGAAACAGATCAAGCTTAACCTTTGATTTTAATCAGAGAATAAGCATGAGTTTAATGGGTAAAGTAGGAACCAGATTAGATGTAAATGCTAATTATGATACCCAGTCTACATTTGCTTTTCAAAATTTATTTAAACTAGCTTATTCCCCTTCTGAAGATGATATTATTCAAAAAGTAGAAGTTGGTAATGTTAGTATGCCTTTAAATAGCACGCTTATACGTGGGGCTCAAAGTTTATTTGGGGTTAAAACTCAATTGCAATTTGGTAAAACAACAATCACCGGAGTTTTCTCAGAACAAAAATCAAAAACAAAGAGTATAGTTGCAGAAGGTGGAGGTACAGTTCAAAATTTTGATTTGTATGCCTTAGACTATGATAATGACAGGCACTTCTTCTTATCACAATATTTCAGAAACAAATATGATGCTTCTTTAAAAGGATATCCATTTATTGATAGTCGTGTACAGGTAACCAGAATTGAGATTTGGGTAACCAACAAACAAAATAGAGTTAATACAACCAGTAATAATTTACGAAACGTTATTGCACTTCAGGATTTAGGAGAAGCACAAGCAACTGGTATTCCAGACAATCAGGTTGTGGTTGTAACTCCAACGACAGGGTTTTTTAATAATCCCGTTGATTCTCCGGCTGAGAATGATAATAATAAATATAATCCTGCAGCTATTGGTCAGCCAGGTTCATTTTTAAACTCAAATATTAGAGAAATTGTAACGGCAAAATCAGGATTCAATAATGCAAACGTAAGTGAAGGTATTGATTATTCAGTATTAGAAAATGCAAGAAAATTAAATGCAAATGAGTTTACATTTAATGCGCAATTAGGATATATCTCTTTGCAGCAACGTTTGGCAAATGATGAGATTTTGGCGGTTGCTTATGAGTATACTGTTGGAGGTAAAGTTTATCAGGTAGGAGAGTTTGGTAGTGATGGAGTTGATGGAACAGTAGTTACAGGAAACAACACTTCAAATCAGGCTATTATTACGCAAAGTTTGATTTTAAAAATGCTGAAAAGCAGTTTAACAAACGTACAAAATCCGGTTTGGAATCTGATGATGAAAAACGTGTATCAAATTCCTCAGGCTTATCAAATTAAGCAAGACGATTTTAGATTAAACATTCTTTATACAGATCCTTCGCCTATAAATTATATTACCCCGGTACCGGGAACAGAATTTCCTTCGAACCCTCCCCCGAAACCAGATATGATGGTAAAAGATACACCATTATTGAATGTTTTCAATTTAGACCGATTAAATTACAATAATGACCCGCAAACAGGAGGAGACGGTTTCTTTGATTACCTTCCGGGTGTAACTGTAGACGTTCAAAATGGTCGAATCATTTTTACAACCAAAGAACCTTTTGGAAAACTTTTGTTTGATAAATTAGATACAGGTTCAGGGGAAAACTACAACGATCCTTCTACATATAATCCAAATCAAAAAAAATATGTGTTTAATAACATGTATAGAAATACGCAATCAGGAGCGTTACAGGATAGTGATAAAAATAAATTCTTATTAAGAGGAAAATATAAATCTTCAGGAAGTAATGGTATTCCAATTGGAGCTTTTAACGTGCCACAGGGTTCTGTTGTAGTAATGGCTGCCGGACGAAGATTGGTAGAAGGAATTGACTATAGTGTCGATTATCAACTAGGAAGAGTGCAAATTTTAGATCCTTCACTTCAGGCTTCAAATACACCAATTGAGGTTTCGCTGGAAAACAATTCAGTTTTCGGACAGCAAACCCGAAGATTTATGGGATTTAATATCGAACACAAAATTTCAGATCATTTTATTGTTGGAGGTACTTATTTAAAAATGACAGAAAGACCATTTACTCAAAAATCGAGTTATGGGCAGGAATCTGTAAACAATACTATTTTTGGTTTTAACGGAAATTATTCAACAGAAGTTCCTTTCTTGACCAGATTAGTAAACAAATTACCAAATATAGATACAGATGTTCCATCGAATCTTTCGATTCGTGGAGAAGTTGCTTTTCTAAGACCGGATGCTCCAAAAGCAAGTGATTTTGAGGGAGAGGCAACTATATATGTAGATGATTTTGAAGGCTCACAGTCTACAATAGATATGCGGTCAGCTTATGCCTGGAGTCTGGCTTCTACACCATTTGTACATTCTATAAACGATAATACTTTTAATGCCAATTCAAGTACATTAGAATATGGTTTCAAAAGAGCAAAATTGGCTTGGTACACTATTGATCCAATATTTTATACTTCAAAACCATCAGGTATTTCAAACGATGATTTATCATTAAATACAACCAGAAGAATTTATAGCAGGGAATTATATCCAAATACAGATATTGCACAAGGACAAATTCAGGTTATTAATACGCTTGATTTGAGCTATTATCCATCAGATAGAGGGCCATATAATAATAATCCAAATTTTAATACGGATCCTGCAACTTCAAATTTTGGAGGAATTATGCGTTCCTTGAATTCTACAAATTTTGAGCAGGGAAATGTCGAATATATCCAGTTTTGGGTACTTGATCCTTATGTAGGAAACGGACAAGCGCCAACAAACAATACCGGAAAAATTTATTTCAACTTAGGAGAAGTCTCTGAAGATGTTTTAAAAGACGGAAGAAAACAATATGAAAACGGATTAGGGCCAGATCAGATAATGGTAAAACCACAACCGATTTGGGGAGACGTTCCAGCATCACAATCTTTAATTTATGCATTTGATACAAATGCAGATAATCGTAAAAATCAGGATGTTGGTTTAGACGGTTTGCCAGATACCAAAGAAGGATCAATATATACGAATTATGCAGGAGAAGAAGATCCTGCAGGAGATAACTACAAGTATTATCTAAATACCGAAGGAGGCGTTTTAGATCGTTATAAAAAATATAATGGAGTAGAAGGAAACTCAGCAGTAAGTATAGATGATCCTAATCGTGGTTCTACAACATTACCGGATGTCGAGGATATTAATCGTGATAATACAATGAGTACAATCAATGCTTATTACGAATATAGTATCGATATTAAACCGGGAATGCAGGTAGGACAGAACTACATTACTGATATTCGTGACGTAACTAATATTGACTTACCAAACGGATCAACAACGAATGCAAGATGGATTCAGTTTAAAATCCCTGTTTCTCAACCTCAAAATACGATAGGTAACATTACAGATTTTAGATCTATTCGTTTTATGCGTATGTTTATGACTGGTTTTAACAACCAAATGACTGTGCGTTTTGGAGCCTTAGATTTAGTTAGAGGAGAATGGAGAAGATATACAGGAACACTGGATGCAAATGATCCGACTCCGGGTGATGATGGTACTGAATTTGACGTTGCGGCGGTGAATATTCAGGAAAACAGCACAAAATGTCCTGTGAATTATGTAATTCCACCAGGAGTTCAAAGAGAACAATTGTACAATAACAACACAATTATCAAACAAAATGAACAGGCATTAGCAGTACGTGTTGGAGGAACAGGTTTGCAGCCTTTTGATTCGAGAGCAGTTTTCAAAAATGTAAGCGTAGACATGCGTCAGTACAAAAAACTTAAAATGTTTTTGCATGCTGAATCTTTGCCAAGTGAAAGCACTTTATTAGATGATGAAATGGTCGGATTTATTCGTTTCGGAAATGACTTCACACAAAATTTCTATCAAGTCGAAATTCCATTAAAAGTAACCAGAACCGGAGGATCATGTACTATAAGTCCTGATTTGGTTTGGATGGAAGATAATAATATAGATCTGGTACTGGAATTATTGACAAGTATGAAAATTAAAGCCATGAGTATTGATCCTAATTCACCTAAGAGAGATGTAAATGGTATTTATTATCCGGATAATGACCCGGATGCTCAAGGTGGAGATGGAGATGGCAGATTGACACTTGGTATAAAAGGAAATCCTAATTTTGGTTTGGTCCGAAATTTAATGGTCGGAGTAAAAAGTAGGGCAGATCATAAAGATATCAAAGGAGAAGTCTGGTTTAATGAGCTTCGTTTGGCTGATTTAGAGAATAAAGGCGGAATGGCGGCAATATTAAATATAGATACCAATATGGCTGATTTTGCTACAGTTTCTGCAACAGGTAAAAAGAGTACAATTGGTTTTGGATCTTTAGAACAAGGAGCTAACGAAAGAAGCCGTCAAGATATTCAACAATATAATATCGTTACCAATTTAAATTTAGGTAAACTATTACCACATAAATGGGGAATTAATTTACCGTTTAATTATGCGGTAGGAGAAGAAGTTCTCACGCCTGAGTATGATCCTTTTAATCAAGATATAAAACTAGATCAGTTACTTAGAGAAACTACGGATCAGGCTGAAAAAGATAATATTAGAACTCGTGCTGTAGATTATACAAGACGAAGAAGTATTAATTTTATTGGAGTGAAGAAGGATAGGGCTCCTGAGCAAAAACCACATATTTATGATGTTGAGAATTTAACATTCTCACAGTCGTATAATGAAGTTAATCGTCATGATTATGAAGTAGAATCGTATCAGGATCAGCAGTCTAATACGGCGATAAATTATGCTTATACTTTTCAGTCAAAAGAAGTAGTTCCTCTTAAAACAACCAAATTCATGAAAACAAGTGAGTATTGGAAGATTTTAAGCGATTTTAATTTTAATTATTTACCATCTAATATCACTTTTAATACAAATATTTTAAGACAAAGTAATCGTCAGCAATATAGACAAGTTGAGGAAGGAATAGGTCTTGATGCACTTTACAGACGAAATTTTGCGTTTAATTATCAATACGGTTTTGGGTATAATTTGACAAAATCATTGAAAATAAATTATACGGCGGCATCAAATAATATTGTTAAAAACTATATGAATGATGATAATACGCCTAAAGAAAATTTTAATATTTGGGACGATTACTGGGATATTGGAACACCAAATCAACATATTCAACAATTGGTATTGAATTATGAAATACCTCTTAATAAAATACCGGTTTTTGGTTTCGTAAAAGCGAGTTATTCTTATACAGCAGATTATAGTTGGCAGCGTTCTTCAACAGCATTGTCTCAATATGAGCAGCAAAATCCGGATGGAACGATAACGACATATAATTTAGGAAATACTATTCAGAATGCAAATTCTAATACGTTGACTACAACTTTTAACATGAATACGTTATATAAGTATTTAGGTTTAACTCCAGGAGCAAAATCTGGTGCAAAACCTAAGGCAGCGGCACCTCCAAAACCAGGAGAAAAAATTGTAAATACGGCAAAACCTGTTGCGACCAATAGTCCTTTTTATGATGGCTTGATTGGAGTTTTGACCAGCGTAAAAAATATTCAGGTAAATTATACCAAAAATAGCGGAACTGTTCTTCCGGGATATACGCCAAGTGTTGGTTTTTTTGGAACTTCAAGACCAACATTAGGGTTTATTTTTGGAAGCCAGGATGATATCCGTTATGAAGCTGCTAAAAATGGATGGTTAACCTCTTATCAGAATTTCAATCAGAATTTTACGCAGGTAACAAATAAACTTTTGAAAGTAACGGCAAATATTGATTTACTGCCGGATTTAAAAATTGATTTGGCAATGGATCGTGCTTATTCTCAAAATACATCAGAACAATTTAGTGTCGATCAGTCTAATGGTGAATATATGCCGTTATCACCATACACTTACGGAATGTTTTCGATTTCGACTGTGTTAATAAAAACAGCTTTTTCTAAAAGTGATGCAACACAATCGGCAGCATTTGATGATTTTAGAAACAATCGTTTGATTATTGCAAACCGTCTTGCCGAAGAACGCTATGGACCAAACCCAATACCGAGATATGATGTAAATGATATTCCGCCGCCGCCAGTAGATCCAACGGCAGATGATCCTTTTAAAAAGCAAAGAGAGATTTATGCATCGAATCAAGGATATCCAATTGGTTATGGTAAAAGTAATCAGGCCGTATTGTTGCCTGCTTTCCTTGCTGCTTATACCGGAAGTAATGCATCAAATGTGTCAACTGGAATATTTAGAAGTTTCCCTATTCCAAACTGGAGTATTAAATATAATGGTTTAATGCGTTACAAGTTTTTCAAAGATAGATTCAAACGTTTCTCCTTGCAAAATAATTATAGAGCGTCTTATACGATAAATCAGTTTAGATCTAATTTTGATTACACAAAAAATCCGGACGGGCAGGATATAAATACAAATTTCTATAACAAAACAATCATGTCAAATGTCAATTTGGTAGAGCAGTTTAGTCCGCTTATTCGTGTTGATTTTGAGTTGAAAAGTTCTTTGCGTATTCTTACCGAAATTAAGAAAGACAGAGCATTGTCTATGAGTTTTGATAATAACTTGTTGACAGAAGTTAAAGGATTAGAGTATGTAGTAGGAATGGGATATCGTTTTAAAGATGTTATTTTCTCATCAAGACTAGCAGATAGCCCAACAGGAATTATTAAAAGTGATATCAATATAAAAGCTGATTTTTCTTTTAGAAATAATCAAACATTAGTTCGTTATTTAGATTATGACAATAATCAATTAGCTGCGGGTCAGAATATTTGGTCGTTAAAATTGACTGCAGATTATGCGTTTAGTAAAAACCTTACTGCAATCTTCTATTATGATCATTCATTTTCTAAAGCGGTTATATCAACATCATTCCCGTTAACGAATATTAGATCAGGATTCACACTTAGGTATAATTTCGGAAATTAA
- the deoC gene encoding deoxyribose-phosphate aldolase, protein MNVKQYLDSTYLKTASQAGLTEAENKVVVKDAIAEAIQEGFKLIMIRPEFVILAKEMILKANSTLLVGTVIDFPEGKSSIEVKIKEANDAIENGADDLDFVCNYEAFKKGDAALLKQEILFGTQIGLAHNKTVKWIIEVAALTDKEIIQLSTLIKNVVMSSFKEEDYSSVFVKSSTGFFKTEDGAPNGATIPTIIMMLENASPLQIKAAGGVRSYDDALEMIRLGVKRIGTSAAKSIASGQNTPNQY, encoded by the coding sequence ATGAATGTCAAGCAATATTTAGATTCGACTTATTTAAAAACTGCCTCTCAAGCCGGACTTACAGAAGCAGAAAATAAAGTCGTGGTTAAAGATGCAATTGCTGAAGCAATTCAGGAAGGTTTTAAGCTAATTATGATCCGACCGGAATTTGTTATTTTGGCCAAAGAAATGATTTTGAAAGCCAATTCTACTTTGCTAGTTGGTACCGTTATCGATTTTCCGGAAGGAAAATCAAGTATTGAAGTTAAGATCAAAGAAGCAAACGATGCGATTGAAAATGGAGCAGACGATTTAGATTTTGTCTGCAATTATGAGGCTTTTAAAAAAGGAGATGCTGCTTTATTGAAACAAGAGATTTTATTTGGCACTCAAATTGGTTTAGCGCACAATAAAACTGTAAAATGGATTATTGAAGTTGCCGCTTTAACAGATAAAGAAATTATTCAGCTTTCGACACTGATAAAGAATGTTGTAATGTCAAGCTTTAAAGAAGAAGATTATAGTTCCGTTTTTGTAAAGTCGTCGACAGGTTTTTTTAAAACAGAAGATGGTGCTCCAAACGGCGCGACTATTCCAACTATTATTATGATGTTAGAAAATGCATCACCTTTGCAGATAAAAGCTGCCGGAGGAGTCAGATCTTATGATGATGCATTAGAAATGATTCGTTTAGGTGTTAAACGCATCGGAACTTCGGCTGCAAAATCAATTGCCAGCGGACAAAATACCCCAAATCAATATTAA